The nucleotide sequence tgatgatgatgatgagggacAGAGAGACACCCCTTTAAGCCTTTGCTTTTACTACTGAGCCTACACAAACAAGAGGTGGCCCTCCCTTCCCCttcatcaaaaatattttctattttttttttcatacccttctctcttcttcttagGTTTAGTTCATTCTTTTTTctatctattattattattattcattttctttctccCTTTGAATCTcaattgttcttcttcttctgagCAGCCCTTTGTAGAATTCATGTCTGGCTTGTATAATCAGATTTCCTCACCTGCTTCTCAAAGGGCTAATTCACCAAACATAAACATGAGAagcaattttgatgttgatagGTTTGAATGATTCTattctttaatttgtttgttGTTTTTTCATAATATTGAAAATTCAActaatttgtttgttttttttttcagtcACTACTTAACTGAGCTGCTACAAGAACACCAGAAGCTTGGTCCTTTCATGCAAGTTTTACCCTTGTGTAGCAGACTCCTCAATCAAGGTTATTAGTTTTCTTTTGATTTCTTATGTTCTAATGTGAAATTCAATGGTGTTTAGTGTTTGTATCTTCAATTTCACTACTCTTGTTTGTTCAATTTTTCATTTCTGTTGAGACACCTCTCTAATTTGATTTCTGTTACTCTGAACTAGTTTATCACCTTTTCTTTGTATTCAGGGTTATAATTTTAATCTTCTTTTGTAATGCACCAAGTTCTCAATTTCAGTTTATTGATTATGGATTGACTCAATCATCCTACATTATGTAATTTTCTGTATGAATGATTCTTTACAATTCTGAATCTGTTGAGTGGTGACAGAATCATGAAAAAGGAAGAATACATTAGTAAAAGTATACATTAACCTCCGTCGAGATTTTTCGTTGTATATATCTTGCTAGAACCCTTCCCATTCAATGATTTTCAACTTATATCAAGAAAGTATCATCAACATTACTTGTGCTCTTTTAGATTCTGTGTTGCTCTTCATACAAGTTCTTCTTATATTGAGTATCATTTTCATTGTATCAGAGATTTTAAGGGTTTCTGGGAAGAATGGAATGTTGCAGAACCAAGTAGGATTTAGTGACTTTGACAGAATGCAATATGTAAGCCCGAGTCATATGGTTTCGTCGGATATAACACCGAACTTCACTGGCTGGAACAGCTTGTCACATGATGTAAGTATCTCAGCATTTTGTTCTAACTCAATATGAAACTTTCTAATTGTTAACCTAGCCTGAGATTAGATAATATCACATGCGCATACGCGACACCCTTTGATTTGTTGTGGTAAGGGTAGATGTTTTATTCAAATGCAGAGATGTTAGTGTATTTATCCGGTCACGACATCTTAATTTCCTTTAAACATTTACCAGCACTCTTTCAGTCTTTcacttcttttctttgtttaaatcttatGGCCATTTCTGCATGATTTGGTAACATCAGAGGCTAAGTGGAGTACAAGGCCTAAATGTGGATTGGCAAACATCACCACAAGCAGTTCCGAATTCTCACATTGTGAAGAAGATTTTGCGCTTGGATATTCCGAAGGAAGGCTATCCAAATGTAAGATATGTAAGACATTTTCTGCTGCATTTTTGTCCCTAAgctctaaaagatttatgcatccTCTAATAATGTTGTGATATTTTTCAACTTTCTATTAACCGTTGAATCACTAAGGCTAGTTTAGCTTTTCAGTTTAATTTCGTCGGCCGGCTTCTTGGCCCAAGGGGTAATTCGCTCAAGCGAGTCGAGGCAACAACCGGTTGCCGTGTGTTTATCAGAGGGAAAGGTTCAATTAAGGACCTAGACAAGGTATCATCTCATCTATATCTTACTGGATTGTGTAGTAATACAATTAACTAACCACCAAAGATTATGAAAACTGAACAATTGAAATGAGTGGCAAATAATTTAACAGAGCCTAATTATAATAACTTTTTGAATATGAAGGAAGAGTTGTTAAGAGGaaggccagggtatgaacacctgAATGATCCACTACACATTTTGATTGAAGCTGAACTACCAGCAAGTGTTGTTGATGTAAGGTTGAGGCAAGCACAGGAAATCATACAAGAGCTACTTAAACCAGTGGTATGTACATCTCTCTTTCTAACTCTTTTGCATTTATCAGAGTTCATTGATGAAACTTCACATATATAGTTCCCAACATAATCTCCTTCCATTTTATCTGTCACTGTTACTTTTTAGTACTCTTAATATCTTCGCTCGTATACATGTGATGTTGCATTGATGCAAGGTTTAGCCAGTTGAATTGTTTTTCCTTTTCTGAATTGGCAAGTGTTAGAGATATAAACATTCATGTTGCCTCCTCCTATAAgtttaaacttttgggatgagtggtgtCATGAAATTATATCAAACTCTATGTCCGAAAGGTCTAGATGTTGTCTTCTCCTATAagcttaagcttttgggatgagtggtatcatgacagcAAGCTTGTAATTAGGGAACTCATATAATCTTTGAGTTTTGGAACTTATATATAGTTATAGTCAATAGAAATGTAGAAAGGGTAAGCCTTGACGCTCGATCGTCCCTCTGAGCAAAATTATGAGAACAATATGCGTTTAGTTTGCGTTTtcgttttctgttttcattttcataagTCCTCCCGTACATATATAGGTATTGATATatataatttctttttatttaacttttcttttttcttttatttaaatttcttcTGTTTACATGTGAAGGATGAGTCACAAGACTTCTACAAAAGACAACAGCTAAGGGAACTTGCAATGCTGAATTCCAATTTCAGAGAAGAGAGCCCTCAATTGAGTGGTAGTGCCTCTCCATTCACTtctaatgaaattaaaagggccAAAACTGATCAGTAGGGGAAAAAAGTTGCTTTCTATGTAACTAAAAATCATGTATAGCTTCAAATGACAAGGTGGTTTTATTGCAGAATATGTAATGCTGATTTTGCAGAACAAAAATAACAGGGGGGAAAGGGACATATATATTATATTCATTGTGACAATATCTATTGCATTATTAGTATAGCAAAACTGTTTATTATTGATAATGTTTAGAAGACATGTCTCATAACATAAGTGTACTTTTTGAACAATGTTATAACTTATAAGATCTCAATATCAAAGCTACATCTTGAGACAAAATTTATCTGGAGAAGCATTATGATTGTAAGGAAATAAGGAAGGTTTATGTCAAATCTTATAAAATACAGAATTATCAGGAGAAGTTATTGCATCATTTTACAACTAGAGAATATCAGAATTTTTATGATCGTGAGGTCTAAAATTTGTTCATAGAAGACATGTTAAATATATAAACGGTTAATATGCTTCATGAATTATTTTCTTCTAACAAACCATTTTTGGAAGACCATATCTTGAGAATCATGCCAGTAGGGCCATGGAAGTTAATGTAGATGTTGATGTTGTTGACTGTAACACTGCTAAGACATGTtatattaaaacttgtttggttttggttttggtttgatGATTAATGATTTGTTTCTGCAAAGTGGGGCTATTTTTTGTCACAGCAACCACCTTTGTCCATCACTTTAATTCCTAGGCCTCATTTACACCATACAAGGATAAACTTTTCAATATTAGAGGAAATGATTAAGTATGCTTTATAAATTTTTAGGCTCGTGTATTAAAGTAAACAGTTCCTTGATCATAATTATAATATATTCTTTCAACTTTGATTGACAAATAAAATATTCAGATACTACATTTATCGAAGTAAGCTGCTATGGTTAATTG is from Arachis ipaensis cultivar K30076 chromosome B01, Araip1.1, whole genome shotgun sequence and encodes:
- the LOC107636560 gene encoding KH domain-containing protein At2g38610 isoform X2 translates to MSGLYNQISSPASQRANSPNINMRSNFDVDSHYLTELLQEHQKLGPFMQVLPLCSRLLNQEILRVSGKNGMLQNQVGFSDFDRMQYVSPSHMVSSDITPNFTGWNSLSHDRLSGVQGLNVDWQTSPQAVPNSHIVKKILRLDIPKEGYPNFNFVGRLLGPRGNSLKRVEATTGCRVFIRGKGSIKDLDKEELLRGRPGYEHLNDPLHILIEAELPASVVDVRLRQAQEIIQELLKPVDESQDFYKRQQLRELAMLNSNFREESPQLSGSASPFTSNEIKRAKTDQ
- the LOC107636560 gene encoding KH domain-containing protein At2g38610 isoform X1, giving the protein MSGLYNQISSPASQRANSPNINMRSNFDVDSHYLTELLQEHQKLGPFMQVLPLCSRLLNQEILRVSGKNGMLQNQVGFSDFDRMQYVSPSHMVSSDITPNFTGWNSLSHDRLSGVQGLNVDWQTSPQAVPNSHIVKKILRLDIPKEGYPNVRYFNFVGRLLGPRGNSLKRVEATTGCRVFIRGKGSIKDLDKEELLRGRPGYEHLNDPLHILIEAELPASVVDVRLRQAQEIIQELLKPVDESQDFYKRQQLRELAMLNSNFREESPQLSGSASPFTSNEIKRAKTDQ